The Paraburkholderia agricolaris genome includes the window CGCAGGAAATCGAGAGCACGATCGAAGTGCTGGCGCGGCGCAAGAAGAACAATCCCGTGCTGATCGGCGAGCCGGGCGTCGGCAAGACGGCCATCGTGGAAGGGCTGGCGCAGCGCATCATCAACGGCGACGTGCCTGAAGTCCTGCGCGGCAAACGCCTCGTCGAGGTCAACATCAACTCGATGGTAGCGGGCGCGAAATACCGTGGCGAATTCGAGGAACGTGCGAAGCAGCTGATCGATGAAGTCACGGCGAAGCGGGACGAACTGATTCTGTTCATCGACGAACTGCACACGATCGTGGGCGCGGGGCAAGGCGGTGGAGAAGGCGGCCTCGACATCGCGAATGTGCTCAAGCCCGCGCTGGCACGTGGCGAGCTGAGTCTGATCGGCGCCACGACACTCAATGAGTATCAGAAGTACATCGAAAAGGATGCCGCGCTCGAGCGGCGCTTTCAGCCGGTGCTGGTGCCGGAACCGACGGTGGAGCAAACCATAGTCATCTTGCGCGGCCTTCGCGACAAACTTGAAGCACATCACCAGGTAACCTTTGCTGACGATGCTTTTGTTGCCGCAGCTGAACTTTCCGATCGCTATATCACGTCGCGCTTTTTGCCGGACAAGGCCATCGACCTGATTGACCAGGCGGCGGCACGCGTGCGCATCGGCGCGACCTCGCGGCCGGCGGCGATTCAGGAACTCGAAGCCGAGATTTCCCAACTGAAGCGTGAGCAGGACTATGCGTCCTCCCGTAAGCGCTTCGATGAAGCGAAAGATTTCGAGGCACGAATCGGCGAGAAGCAGGCGAAACTCGACGAACAGATGGAGGCGTGGCAGCGCAAGACCGGGTCGGAAACGCTCGAGGTGACGGTTGCCTCGATTGCCGAAGTGGTATCGCGCCTCACCGGCATTCCGGTCACGGAGCTCACGCAGGAAGAGCGCCAGAAGTTGCTGGACATGGAGAAGAAGCTGCGCGAGCGCGTGGTCGGCCAGGAGGACGCGGTGCTTGCCGTAAGCGACGCCGTGCGCCTGTCGCGTGCGGGACTCGGCCAGCAGAACCGGCCTATCGCGACCTTCCTGTTCCTCGGACCCACCGGTGTCGGCAAGACCGAACTGGCGAAGGCGCTGGCGGAAACGGTATTCGGCGACGAGCAGGCGGTGATTCGTATCGACATGTCCGAATACATGGAGCGTCACGCGGTTGCACGGCTGATCGGCGCGCCTCCGGGTTATGTCGGTTACGACGAGGGCGGGCAACTGACCGAGCGCGTGCGGCGGCGTCCGTATAGCGTGATTCTGCTCGACGAGATCGAGAAGGCGCACCCGGACGTGAACAACGTGCTGCTGCAGGTGTTCGACGAAGGGCGGCTGACCGACGGCAAGGGTCGCGTGGTGGACTTCAGCAACACGATCATCATTGCGACCAGCAACCTCGGCGCGTCGATCATCATGGGCAACCTCGAGAAGCCCGAAGCGGATCGTCTGACCGAGAAAGCGATTCGCGAGGAATTGATGGGCGTACTCAAAGGTCATTTCCGCCCCGAGTTCCTGAACCGGATCGACGAGATCATCGTCTTCCACGGGCTCTCGCGCGACAACATCCGTTCGATCGTGCAGATCCAGCTCGAACGCGTGGTGCGCACCGCCGCCGCGCAGGACATTACTCTCAAGATAGACGAATCGGTTGTCGATCACCTTGCCGATGCCGGCTATCGGCCGGAGTTCGGCGCGCGGGAGTTGAAGCGCCAGATTCGCCAGGAACTGGAAACGCGGCTCGCCAGGCAGATTCTCGGCGGCGCTCTGAAGTCGGGCGACACCGTCGACGTCAGTTACGACAAGGACAGCGACGAAGTGAAGTTCAACAAGAGCGAAGCGCCTGCTGCCCCTGCTGAATCGAAGGCGGCGGGTGGCAAGGCGGCCAACGGGCGGGCGAAGAAAAAGACGTCGAAAGAGGCCAGCAGCCCCGAACCCACTGCGAGCGCCGATTCGAAGGAGTGAGGTGCAGGTCCGGCTGGGAGGCACCGCCGCGTCATTGTCGGCGGTGTGCCGGGTTGCCTGCCGGCCTGATCGAAGCCGGCGGCGGTGTTCATGTGCCTGAACTGTGCATGTCCGTCGCGGCTCGATCTGTATCTTTCGCGGCGTCTCAACGCAACTAGACTGAATTCCATTCAAGCCTTACGCCGTGACGCGGCGTAACCCCAAGTAAAGCTGCCCGCAGATCTCCTGCGGCAGTTCATGGAGTCTCATATGACCACGCGACGCGAAGTTCCAGGAATCCGGCCGTATGACGGGCCCGCTGGAGGTTGGGGGGCGCTTCGAGCGACTGCCCAGGCCGTCCGCACACAAATGGAAAACATCGAGGCGCCGATTACGTTGATGCGGACCAATCAGCCTGACGGCTTCGATTGTCCGGGTTGCGCGTGGCCCGACAAGGAGCACAAGTCTACCTTCCAGTTTTGCGAAAACGGCGCCAAAGCGGTGACGTGGGAAGCAACGACCAAGCGGGTGACGCCGGAGTTTTTCTCGGACAACACGGTGTCGTCGCTGCTGCAACGAACGGATTTCGAACTGGAGGATCTCGGCCGCCTGACCCATCCGCTCGTATACGACCGCGCCACGGACAAATTCCGGCCGGTTGAATGGGAGGACGCATTTGCCCGCATCGGCGAGGTGCTGCAAGGCTTGTCTTCGCCCAATGAGGCCGAATTCTATACATCGGGCAGGGCATCGAACGAGGCCGCGTACCTCTTTCAATTGTTCGCCCGGGAGTATGGCACCAACAATTTTCCCGACTGCTCGAACATGTGCCACGAGCCGACCAGCGTCGGCTTGCCCCAGTCGATCGGGATCGGCAAGGGCACGGTGTCGCTGGACGATTTCGACACGACTGAGCTCATTCTCTCCATCGGCCACAATCCCGGAACGAATCACCCCCGCATGATGGGCACGCTCCACGAATGCTCGCGGCGCAATGTGCCGATCATCGTGTTCAATCCGCTGCGCGAACGTGCGTTGGAGCGTTTCGCCGATCCGCAGAGCGTGGTCGAGATGGCGACGTTCGGGTCGACCCGAATCGCCTCGACCTATTTCCAGCTCGACGCAGGCGGCGACGCGGCCGCCCTCAAGGGCATCATGAAAGCGTTGCTGCAGATGGACGCGGAGCAGGGCAAGACGGTCCTTGACCATGAATTCATCGCGACGCATACCCAGGGCTTCGAAGCGTTTGCCGCCGATCTGGAAGCGACGTCATGGGACGATATCGAAAAGGCGAGCGGACTCACCCGTGAAGATCTCGATGAAGTGGCGCTTGCCTATGCAAAATCCAACGCGACGATTGTCACGTATGGAATGGGGATTACCCAGCATAACAAAGGCACCGCCAATGTCCGTCTGATCGCCGACCTGTTGCTGTTGCGCGGCAACATCGGCAAACCCGGTGCAGGCATCTGTCCTTTGCGCGGACACTCCAACGTGCAGGGAAACCGCACGGTGGGTATCACGGAAAAGCCGTCCGGAACCTTCCTCAAACAGATCGAAGACGTATTCGGTTTCACGCCACCCGCCGCGCACGGTCACGATGCGGTCCAGGCGATGCAGGCGATGATCGACGGCACGGCCAAGGCCCTGATTTGCCTGGGCGGAAACTTCGCGGTGGCGCTACCCGATTCCGGGCAGTCCTTTCCGGCCATGGGCAAACTCGATCTGAGCGTTCACCTCGGCACCAAGCTCAATCGTTCGCACCTGCTGGTGGCGAAGGAGACGTACGTGCTGCCGGTGGTGGGCCGTACGGAGCTCGATATCCAGGCGACCGGCCGGCAGTCGATTACGGTCGAGGATTCCATGTCGATGGTTCACGCCTCGTCGGGCAAGCTGAAGCCCGCGTCCGAACAGCTGCTCTCCGAGCCGGCGATCATCGCCGGGATCGCCAGCGCAACGTTGCCGGACAGCAAGGTGGCGTGGTCGAACCTGGTTGCGGACTACGACCGTATCCGGGACCTGATCGAGCGGACCGTGGCGGGGTTCGAGGCATTCAATGCGCGGATCAGAGTGCCGGGAGGATTCCGTATGCCGCTTCCTCCAACCGAACGCGTGTGGCCCACGCCATCCGGCAAGGCGATGTTCTCGGTGTACGGCGGTGTGAGAGAAGATGCGGACGTTCTCGGCGCAGAAAATGTGCTGCGCCTCATCACGATCCGCAGCCACGACCAGTACAACACAACCATCTACGCGCTCGACGATCGTTACCGGGGCGTATTCGGCCGGCGTGACGTGCTGTTCATGAACGAGGACGACCTTGCGGCGCGGGGGCTCGAACATGGCGATCTGGTCGACATTGAAACCATTTCGGCAAACAGACAGCTCCGCCTGAACGGGATCACGGCGATCGCGTACAACATCGCACCGGGTTCGGTGGCGGCCTACTATCCGGAAGCGAACGTGCTGGTGCCGCTCGACTTCATCGACAAGGAGAGCGGCACGCCTTCATACAAGTCTGTTCCCGTTCATGTTGTGCGTTCGGCAGAAGCTTGACATGGACATCTTCGACGCGTTTCACCTCGCCAGGCTGCAGTTTGCGTTCACGGTTTCGTTTCATATTATTTTTCCGGCGATCAGCATCGGCATGGCGAGTTTTCTCGCCGTGCTGGAGTGGCGCTGGTTGCTGACCGGTGACACTGCCTACAAGGACATGTTCCTGTTCTGGTCGAAGATCTTTGCGGTCGGCTTTGGCATGGGGGTGGTCTCGGGTGTGGTGATGGCCTACGAATTCGGCACCAACTGGAGTGGATTTTCCAGCGTTGCCGGCAACATCACGGGGCCGCTGCTGACCTATGAAGTGCTGACGGCGTTCTTTCTCGAGGCCGGTTTTCTCGGCGTCATGCTGTTCGGCTGGCAACGCGTCAGTCCCCGCTCGCACTTCTTCGCCACGCTCATGGTGGCGGTGGGCACGCTCATTTCCACCTTCTGGATTCTCGCGTCGAATAGCTTTATGCAAACGCCGCAGGGCTTCGCGATCGAGAATGGCCGGATCGTGCCGGTCGACTGGTTCAAAGTGATTTTCAACCCGTCGTTTCCGTATCGCCTCGCGCATATGACGATCGCCGCTTTCATTGTCGCGGGCTTTATCGTGGCCGCGTGCGGCGCATGGCATCTGTTGCAGGGCCGGCGCGACAAACCGGTCACACGCAGCTTTTCGATGGCATTGTGGATTCTGCTGTTCCTGACGCCGATACAGATTGTGGTTGGCGATGCGCACGGCCTCAATACGCGCGAGTATCAGCCGGCCAAGATCGCCGCGATCGAAGGGCTGTGGGAAACCGAGAAAGGCGGCACGGCGCTCAATCTGGTCGGCCTGCCCGACATGAATGCCGAGGTGACGCGATACGCGATCCAGATCCCGCATCTGGGCAGCCTCATTCTGACGCATAGCTGGAATGGAGAAATTCGCGGCCTCAAGGAGTTTCCTCCCGAAGATCGTCCGTATTCGCCGATCGTGTTCTGGACCTTCCGGGTCATGGCGGGTCTCGGCATGCTGATGCTGTTGACCGCGCTGCTTGGCCTGCTGCTCAGAGTGCGCGGCCGCCTCTATGAGACGCGCTGGTTTCAGCGTTTCGTTCTGTGCATGGGACCTTCCGGCATTGTGGCGCTGCTGGCGGGTTGGATCACGACGGAGGTCGGCCGCCAGCCCTGGACCGTCTACGGTGTGCTGCGTACCGCGGACTCCGTGTCGCCGATCGGTTCCCAGCAGGCAGGCGTTTCCTTGCTGATCTTTGTGCTGGTGTATTTCCTGGTGTTCGGCATGGGGTTCTACTACATGATGAAGATGATGAAGCGCGGACCGGAAGAGCATGTCGAGCGCAGCAAGTCGCGCCGGCATCCGGTGCTGCGTAATCGCCCGCTCGACGCACTGGAAGGGGAGTGACGCCATGCAGATCGATCTTCCTGTTGTGTGGGCCGCGATCATCGGACTCGGTGTTTTCATCTACGTGATGCTGGACGGCTTCGATCTCGGCATTGGCCTGCTGTTTCCGTTTTTCGAGGAGAAGGGCGACCGGCAGGTGATGCTCAATACCATCGCACCGGTCTGGGACGGGAACGAGACATTTCTTGTGCTGGGCGGCGCCGGGCTATACGGGGCGTTTCCGGTGGTTTATTCGACGCTGCTGCCGGCGAACTATCTGCCGCTGATCCTGATGGTGGTGGGTCTGATCTTTCGCGGAGCGGCCTTCGAATTGCGGGCTAAGGCCGTCAGGACCCAGCACGCGTGGGACCTCGCTTTCATTGGCGGCTCCGCACTCGCGGGGCTCTGCCAGGGCATCGTGCTGGGCTCACTGCTGCAGGGCATCAAGATCGTCGACGGCCGCTTCGCCGGCGACCCGTTCGACTGGCTTTCGCCGTTCAGCCTGTTCTGCGGAATCGGCGTACTCACTACGTACGCGACGCTCGGCTGCGGCTGGCTCATCCTGAAGACGGACGGCGAATTGCAGCGCAAGATGCGCGAACTGATGCGGCCGCTCGTGAGCGTCCTGCTTGGCGCGATGATGATTGTGAGTCTCTGGACCGTGATCGGATTGCCGGCGGTTGAGCATCGCTGGTTCGGCAGCGGCAATCTCGGCTGGTTCCTGCCGGTGCCGATTCTTGTGATTGCCTGTGTGTGGGGCGTGTTCCGTTCGGTGCGTCTGAAGCTCGAAGCCACCCCGTTTCTGCTCACCCTCGGGCTGTGCTTTCTCGGCTATAGCGGCTTGCTCATCAGCATCTGGCCCAACATCGTGCCGCCTTCGCTGACCATCTGGGAGGCCTCGTCGAGCCATTCGAGCCAGCTGTTCGCCCTGGTCGGCACGGTGATCGTGTTGCCGGTCATCCTCGTCTACAACGTCATGCAGTATCGCGTATTCCGGGGCAAGGTGCGCGAAGGGGACGCCGGTTACCACTGAGGGTGACGGCGCAGTCAGACTATTACAAGAGCACGTTATGATTGTGAGGCCAGGGCAAAACTGGTTCCGGCTGCTGTTTATCTGGAACGGTTCCGTATTGCAGTCGATTATTCCTCAACTGGTTTTCATGGGGGCTGTCAGCAGTCTTGCCGTACTGACGCACGGGCGCATTTTCGGCGAGAAGATCCCGCTCAATACGGCGCCGTTCACGTTATTTGGCCTGGCGCTGGCGATCTTTCTTGCGTTCCGCAATAACGCAAGCTATGAGCGCTTCAACGAGGCGCGCCATCTCTGGGGCAGCACGCTGATCTCAGCGCGCTCGCTGACTTCGCAGATGCTGTGCTACGTCCCGCGCGGCGATCACAACGTGCAAATGGCGCATACCCTGATTGCGACCGCTTACGCGTTGAAGCATCAATTGCGTGGGACCGATCCGACGCCGGACCTTGTTCGCCTGCTCGGACGCACGCGAACCGAGGCACTGCAGCACACCTGCTACAAACCGACTGCGCTGCTCAACGACGTTCGTCGCGATTTCGCCGATCTGCAGGTCCGGGGATTGATCTCGGACACGAAGCTCTGGATGCTGGACGCGCAGATCGACGAGTTGGGAAAGACGGTGGGTGGTTGTGAACGGATTGCGTCCACGCCGATTCCGTTCGCCTACAGCGTGCTGCTGCACCGTACCGTCTACGCCTATTGCGTGTTGCTGCCGTTCGGTCTTGTGGATTCCACGGAGTTCTTCACACCGCTGCTCTGCGTTTTCATTTCTTATACGCTGATTGCACTGGAAGCGATCGCCAGCGAAGTCGCCGAGCCCTTTTCGGTTGCGCCGAATGCGCTGGCGCTTGATGCGATAACCCGCAATATCGAACGCTCGGTTCTCGAACTATGCTGCTGCGAACTACCCGCCGAGATCCAGCCGCTGCGCTCGTACCAACTGACTTAGGGCGCTTTTCCCGATGCCTCCGGTCGGGTCGCCCGGCAGTCTGCAAGCCTGCGTTGCCGTGACACCTGACACCGCGGCCAAACTGTACTCCTGGAATTCGACACTGACTGTGCGTCCCCTGCACAGGGCCGACGCACTATCCTGCCAGAAGGTCAGGCGTGGGCCGGCGGCGCTGCCAGTCAGAACAGTCGGCTGCCGCTGCTCCTTCGCTTCGTTGCCGCCTTCTGTGGCTCCCTTTGGATAGATCGTGAACCTCATCGACCCGCCCGTACTCGCTGACATCGCTTCCCGCCGTGGCGTAGCCACAGGCGGCGTCGCCACGGCCACGCTCGACACGCTCAATCGTCCGCTGCGGGATTTACGCCTGTCCGTAATCGATCAATGCAATTTCCGCTGCACCTACTGCATGCCGCGGGAGACCTTCGGCGCCGACTACCGGTTCCTGCCGTCTGCGGAACGACTGTCGTTCGAACAGATCCTTAAGCTCGCAAAAGCGTTCGCGCTGCTCGGGGTGGAGAAGATACGCATCACCGGTGGCGAGCCGCTCCTGCGGCGTGGGCTCGAATCCCTGATCGAACAGCTCGCGAAACTGACCACCGGAAGCGGCAAACCGATGGAACTCGCGCTGACGACCAACGGTTCGCTGCTCGCCGCGAAGGCCCGCTCGCTGCGCGACGCCGGCCTCGGCCGCGTGACCGTGAGCCTCGACGCCGTGGACGATGCGATATTTCGCCGGATGAGCGACGTCGACATGCCCGTGTCGCGAATCCTGGACGGAATCGAGGCAGCGCGCGCAGTGGGCCTCGCACCGCTCAAGGTCAACACAGTGATCGAGCGGGGCGTCAACGACAGTCAGATCCTGCCGCTCGTGCGAATGTTCAAGGGCACCGGCGTGGCCGTGCGTTTCATCGAATATATGGATGTTGGTGGCGCGGACGGATGGTCGAACACGAAAGTGATCACGGCGCGCGAGACGCGCAGTATCGTTGAATCGGCGTTCCCGCTGACGCCGGTCGTCGTTCATGAGCACACGGGCACTGCCGTCAACTATCGCCATGCCGACGGTTCAGGCGAAGTCGGTTTCATCGCGAGCGTATCGCAACCGTTCTGCGGATCGTGTTCGCGTGCCCGCGTATCGGCCGACGGCCAGCTTTACACCTGCCTGTTCGCCACCCGTGGCACGGACCTTAGGCCCTGGCTCAACGAGGCCGCCTCCGTCGAGCAACTGGCCGCGGCTGTCCGCAGCCAATGGGTCCAGCGTGACGACCGCTACTCCGAGCTTCGCTCGACGCCACGCAAACCTGCATCGGGAAAAGCCTATCCCACCGTTCGCATGTCGCTGGTCGGCGGTTGACGCCGGGCCAGCCATTGCGAAGCAGACACAGACTGGAGAGCCGCCATGACAACACCGTCGTCCAGTGATCGCCCACAGTCCGATGCC containing:
- a CDS encoding ATP-dependent Clp protease ATP-binding subunit, with the protein product MPALCEICNARPAVARVTVVQNGERKTMSICDYDYRQLMRHQSMLNPFDSLLGGGGLSRFFGGLGNGAEQDDEDAGFAAEVPRESVDATDAFSEQTLELLQGAAEKAHELRRNELDTEHLLYVLADTDVGTALLKELKLSLQDIKGYIDQHAQTGTADPDAPADKMTVSPRLKKAFQYAFQASRDLGHSYVGPEHLLIGLAAVPDSIAGTLLKKYGVTPEALRQKVVKVVGKGAEDGRVDTPTGTPTLDKFGRDLTAMARQGQLDPVLGRAQEIESTIEVLARRKKNNPVLIGEPGVGKTAIVEGLAQRIINGDVPEVLRGKRLVEVNINSMVAGAKYRGEFEERAKQLIDEVTAKRDELILFIDELHTIVGAGQGGGEGGLDIANVLKPALARGELSLIGATTLNEYQKYIEKDAALERRFQPVLVPEPTVEQTIVILRGLRDKLEAHHQVTFADDAFVAAAELSDRYITSRFLPDKAIDLIDQAAARVRIGATSRPAAIQELEAEISQLKREQDYASSRKRFDEAKDFEARIGEKQAKLDEQMEAWQRKTGSETLEVTVASIAEVVSRLTGIPVTELTQEERQKLLDMEKKLRERVVGQEDAVLAVSDAVRLSRAGLGQQNRPIATFLFLGPTGVGKTELAKALAETVFGDEQAVIRIDMSEYMERHAVARLIGAPPGYVGYDEGGQLTERVRRRPYSVILLDEIEKAHPDVNNVLLQVFDEGRLTDGKGRVVDFSNTIIIATSNLGASIIMGNLEKPEADRLTEKAIREELMGVLKGHFRPEFLNRIDEIIVFHGLSRDNIRSIVQIQLERVVRTAAAQDITLKIDESVVDHLADAGYRPEFGARELKRQIRQELETRLARQILGGALKSGDTVDVSYDKDSDEVKFNKSEAPAAPAESKAAGGKAANGRAKKKTSKEASSPEPTASADSKE
- a CDS encoding FdhF/YdeP family oxidoreductase; amino-acid sequence: MTTRREVPGIRPYDGPAGGWGALRATAQAVRTQMENIEAPITLMRTNQPDGFDCPGCAWPDKEHKSTFQFCENGAKAVTWEATTKRVTPEFFSDNTVSSLLQRTDFELEDLGRLTHPLVYDRATDKFRPVEWEDAFARIGEVLQGLSSPNEAEFYTSGRASNEAAYLFQLFAREYGTNNFPDCSNMCHEPTSVGLPQSIGIGKGTVSLDDFDTTELILSIGHNPGTNHPRMMGTLHECSRRNVPIIVFNPLRERALERFADPQSVVEMATFGSTRIASTYFQLDAGGDAAALKGIMKALLQMDAEQGKTVLDHEFIATHTQGFEAFAADLEATSWDDIEKASGLTREDLDEVALAYAKSNATIVTYGMGITQHNKGTANVRLIADLLLLRGNIGKPGAGICPLRGHSNVQGNRTVGITEKPSGTFLKQIEDVFGFTPPAAHGHDAVQAMQAMIDGTAKALICLGGNFAVALPDSGQSFPAMGKLDLSVHLGTKLNRSHLLVAKETYVLPVVGRTELDIQATGRQSITVEDSMSMVHASSGKLKPASEQLLSEPAIIAGIASATLPDSKVAWSNLVADYDRIRDLIERTVAGFEAFNARIRVPGGFRMPLPPTERVWPTPSGKAMFSVYGGVREDADVLGAENVLRLITIRSHDQYNTTIYALDDRYRGVFGRRDVLFMNEDDLAARGLEHGDLVDIETISANRQLRLNGITAIAYNIAPGSVAAYYPEANVLVPLDFIDKESGTPSYKSVPVHVVRSAEA
- a CDS encoding cytochrome ubiquinol oxidase subunit I, with translation MDIFDAFHLARLQFAFTVSFHIIFPAISIGMASFLAVLEWRWLLTGDTAYKDMFLFWSKIFAVGFGMGVVSGVVMAYEFGTNWSGFSSVAGNITGPLLTYEVLTAFFLEAGFLGVMLFGWQRVSPRSHFFATLMVAVGTLISTFWILASNSFMQTPQGFAIENGRIVPVDWFKVIFNPSFPYRLAHMTIAAFIVAGFIVAACGAWHLLQGRRDKPVTRSFSMALWILLFLTPIQIVVGDAHGLNTREYQPAKIAAIEGLWETEKGGTALNLVGLPDMNAEVTRYAIQIPHLGSLILTHSWNGEIRGLKEFPPEDRPYSPIVFWTFRVMAGLGMLMLLTALLGLLLRVRGRLYETRWFQRFVLCMGPSGIVALLAGWITTEVGRQPWTVYGVLRTADSVSPIGSQQAGVSLLIFVLVYFLVFGMGFYYMMKMMKRGPEEHVERSKSRRHPVLRNRPLDALEGE
- the cydB gene encoding cytochrome d ubiquinol oxidase subunit II; amino-acid sequence: MQIDLPVVWAAIIGLGVFIYVMLDGFDLGIGLLFPFFEEKGDRQVMLNTIAPVWDGNETFLVLGGAGLYGAFPVVYSTLLPANYLPLILMVVGLIFRGAAFELRAKAVRTQHAWDLAFIGGSALAGLCQGIVLGSLLQGIKIVDGRFAGDPFDWLSPFSLFCGIGVLTTYATLGCGWLILKTDGELQRKMRELMRPLVSVLLGAMMIVSLWTVIGLPAVEHRWFGSGNLGWFLPVPILVIACVWGVFRSVRLKLEATPFLLTLGLCFLGYSGLLISIWPNIVPPSLTIWEASSSHSSQLFALVGTVIVLPVILVYNVMQYRVFRGKVREGDAGYH
- a CDS encoding bestrophin family protein; protein product: MIVRPGQNWFRLLFIWNGSVLQSIIPQLVFMGAVSSLAVLTHGRIFGEKIPLNTAPFTLFGLALAIFLAFRNNASYERFNEARHLWGSTLISARSLTSQMLCYVPRGDHNVQMAHTLIATAYALKHQLRGTDPTPDLVRLLGRTRTEALQHTCYKPTALLNDVRRDFADLQVRGLISDTKLWMLDAQIDELGKTVGGCERIASTPIPFAYSVLLHRTVYAYCVLLPFGLVDSTEFFTPLLCVFISYTLIALEAIASEVAEPFSVAPNALALDAITRNIERSVLELCCCELPAEIQPLRSYQLT
- the moaA gene encoding GTP 3',8-cyclase MoaA yields the protein MNLIDPPVLADIASRRGVATGGVATATLDTLNRPLRDLRLSVIDQCNFRCTYCMPRETFGADYRFLPSAERLSFEQILKLAKAFALLGVEKIRITGGEPLLRRGLESLIEQLAKLTTGSGKPMELALTTNGSLLAAKARSLRDAGLGRVTVSLDAVDDAIFRRMSDVDMPVSRILDGIEAARAVGLAPLKVNTVIERGVNDSQILPLVRMFKGTGVAVRFIEYMDVGGADGWSNTKVITARETRSIVESAFPLTPVVVHEHTGTAVNYRHADGSGEVGFIASVSQPFCGSCSRARVSADGQLYTCLFATRGTDLRPWLNEAASVEQLAAAVRSQWVQRDDRYSELRSTPRKPASGKAYPTVRMSLVGG